A single Vigna radiata var. radiata cultivar VC1973A chromosome 8, Vradiata_ver6, whole genome shotgun sequence DNA region contains:
- the LOC106770640 gene encoding polygalacturonase-like, which yields MKYSTIVLLFSFFATSFHLTQSQSGTFQISQFGGKPNGDIAKALTSAWAQACASTSTSKIVIPAGTYQMTHVLLKGPCKAPIEISVDGTIKAPVKPEDVGGDEILRIDYANAXTISGKGVFDGQGSYAWKQNDCSKKFSCKLLGMNFAFNXVNNSIVRGITSKDSKHFHVNVLGCNNFTFDGFKVTAPGDSANTDGIHIGRSRGVNVLNTDIATGDDCVSLGDGSKQVLVQNVKCGPGHGISIGSLGKYKEEEPVDGITIKSCTIKGTQNGVRIKTWPSQPGTITVTNMRFEDITMDNVTNPVIIXQEYCPWNQCTKEYPSKIKISKVIIKNIKGTSASKEGIILACSSGVPCEGVELSNIDLKFNGAPAIAVCSNVKPTITGKVPPCTAPSTKKQ from the exons atGAAATATTCTACTATCgtattacttttttctttttttgcaaCTAGTTTTCATTTAACTCAATCACAATCAGGAACTTTTCAGATATCGCAATTTGGAGGAAAACCAAATGGAGATATAGCTAAG gCTTTAACAAGTGCTTGGGCTCAAGCATGTGCATCCACATCTACTTCAAAAATTGTGATTCCAGCAGGCACATATCAAATGACACATGTACTTTTAAAAGGTCCTTGTAAGGCTCCTATTGAAATTAGCGTTGATGGAACNATCAAAGCACCGGTAAAGCCAGAGGACGTTGGCGGTGACGAAATTCTAAGGATTGACTATGCTAACGCCNTAACCATATCTGGCAAAGGAGTTTTTGATGGTCAAGGTTCCTATGCTTGGAAACAAAATGATTGTTCCAAAAAATTTAGTTGCAAACTCCTTGGCatg AACTTTGCATTCAACTNCGTCAACAATTCAATAGTTCGTGGCATTACTAGCAAGGATAGCAAACACTTTCATGTTAATGTTTTGGGATGCAACAATTTCACATTTGATGGATTTAAAGTAACTGCTCCAGGAGATAGTGCCAACACCGATGGCATCCATATTGGAAGATCAAGAGGTGTGAATGTTCTTAATACAGACATTGCCACCGGAGATGACTGTGTTTCACTAGGTGATGGTAGTAAACAGGTTCTTGTCCAAAATGTGAAATGTGGACCTGGGCATGGTATTAGTATTGGAAGCCTTGGAAAATATAAGGAAGAAGAGCCCGTTGATGGTATTACAATTAAAAGTTGCACTATAAAAGGAACTCAAAATGGAGTAAGGATTAAGACTTGGCCTAGTCAACCAGGAACAATAACAGTTACTAACATGAGATTTGAGGATATTACCATGGATAATGTTACAAACCCTGTCATCATAGANCAAGAGTATTGTCCATGGAACCAATGTACCAAAGAG TATCCatcaaaaataaagataagcAAAGTTATCATCAAGAATATTAAGGGAACTTCAGCAAGTAAAGAAGGAATTATTCTTGCTTGTAGTAGTGGTGTACCATGTGAGGGTGTAGAGTTATCTAATATTGATCTNAAGTTCAATGGAGCTCCGGCAATAGCAGTATGTAGTAATGTGAAACCAACAATAACAGGAAAGGTTCCTCCCTGCACAGCTCCGAGTACTAAAAAACAGTAA
- the LOC106771539 gene encoding probable membrane-associated kinase regulator 6: METSQSLSIESFSYSWLVNLRPSSLESLESSLRTSLDASDEASFIEMDPRKPPSKRFFKHSQDSKFDFPISQSPLTLVHADELFSNGYLMPLFVESLQLEEYEFSDSNTSSVSSSHAPKSEAPTCPSRCLSLKGCRTLSRRVFQKYLNFLRPLCRRLRGHKSSTETAAKRGVSVKNRRYYSDTSPRISVALSADDWRYSCDSESSIYEAVLHCKRSIGNERMG; this comes from the exons ATGGAAACTTCTCAGTCTCTTTCTATTGAAAGCTTCTCATACAGTTGGTTAGTAAACCTGAGGCCATCATCACTAGAAAGCCTTGAAAGCTCTCTTAGGACTTCCCTTGATGCATCTGATGAAGCTTCTTTCATTGAGATGGACCCAAGAAAGCCACCCTCCAAAAGATTCTTTAAGCACTCACAGGACTCCAAATTTGACTTCCCAATTTCACAGTCCCCTCTTACTCTTGTCCATGCAGATGAACTTTTTTCCAATGGCTACCTCATGCCCCTTTTTGTTGAATCACTGCAATTGGAAGAATATGAGTTCTCTGATTCCAACACAAGCTCGGTTTCATCTTCACATGCACCAAAGAGTGAGGCTCCTACATGCCCTTCTAGATGCCTTTCCTTAAAAGGGTGCAGAACATTATCAAGGAGAGTCTTTCAGAAGTATCTGAACTTCTTAAGGCCTCTGTGTAGAAGACTGAGGGGTCACAAATCAAGTACTGAAACTGCTGCTAAAAGAGGTGTGTCTGTGAAGAATAGGAGATACTATTCAGACACATCCCCTCGAATTAGTGTAGCCCTTTCTGCTGATGATTGGCGATACTCTTgtgattctgaaagctcaataTATGAGGCCGTTCTTCATTGCAAAAGATCCATTGGTAATG AGAGAATGGGTTAA